In Paraglaciecola sp. T6c, the sequence ATTTACATGAAAAACACCCTTTTCTGGCGTCTTTGCGCATTTATTGCGTTGGGCACAGTGTTACTTTTTTGGGCATTGAGTTGGTTAACAAACCACACTGAAACCAGCATGAGTTTCATCGCGCCTGAGCATCAACAACAGCTACTTGAATATGGTAAAGAGGCAGAAGAAATTTTACGCCGCGACGGTGAAGCGGCCTTAGCAAGTTGGCTACGCGCGTTGCAGCAAAAAGAGCATACCTGGGCTGCTGTGGTGCGAACAAATATCACCCCTTTTGCTGGTTCAACCATAGAAAGCCAGTACCTTGATCGGTTCCAAATGGGGCGAAGCGTTGAGTGGAAAATTCACCTGTACTTTGAAGACAACCCCACCATGGAGATCCCCTTTTCAGATGCCTCAAGCCACTTTTTGATTCGACTCCCACAACGCATGCGCCCTGGGGCATTTCTGATTTACGCAAAAGTCATTTTACAAATTGCTCTACCCTTACTATTACTCAGCCTTTTAAGCTTTGTACTTTATCAACATGTAATGTCACCGCTACGAAAATTAGAAAATGCCACTAAGGCGTTCAGTAGCGGAGAGCTCGATGTAAGAGTCTCACCTTATTTATCCCATCGAGACGACGAGTTAACACGCCTTGCTGCCACATTCGATCATATGGCACAGCGCATAAGTAAGCTTATTTACAATCAAAGGCAGTTGCTCGCTGACTTATCCCATGAATTACGCACTCCTTTGACCCGAATCGACATGGCGGTGGATTTTGTAGAGCAAAATATAAACCCCAAACAAGCCTTAGAACGCTTAAGATACGAAGCAGCTACCATGCGCAATTTGGTAGAGGACACGCTCACATTAGCTTGGCTGAATAATGAATCGCCACGACTCGACACGGATGATTTTGACTTAGTCGAGTTATTAGAAGTGATTTGTGAAGATGCTCGCTTTGAGTATCCGGATCGCCTGTTAACAACAGACTTACCCGCGCAAAGCAAAATGTCCCACAGTAGCCAAACAGCCTTAGGCCAAGCTATCGAAAACATCATACGCAATGCTTTGCGTTACACGCCAAAAGACAGCGAGGTAAAGGTCTCCTTGAGCCAGCGTGACGACGGCTACCTCTTGATCGTTAGAGATCAAGGCCCAGGTGTCCCCCAAAGCATGTTGTCAGATATATTTAAGCCATTTTTCCGGGTCGATAAAGCAAGATCGGTAGATACTCCACCAGATAGAACTGTCAACCCTAGTGGATTCGGCCTAGGACTGGCGTTAGCCCACAGACAGATTGCAGCAGTAGGCGGTAGCATAAAAGCCTCAAACTATTACAATAAAAACGACGGTAACGAACAGGGCTCGCCACTGGGCTTAGAAATCAGCGTTGAGCTTCCTTGCTCAAGCTCTTTTGACGAGTCACCTTGATCTATGTAGGTGTATTTCTTTGTCGAGGCGCTGTTATCAATCGTCGCCACGCCAGTAAAATACCTGTGTACACCAAAATGCAAGCCATTAAAGACACCAAGCCAGCAATAGTCTGGCCTATTACGCCGAAGTATTCCCCTGTGTGTAAAAATCGAGCTGTGCCCCACGCTTGACCTCCGCGGGACCAATCTGATTTTCGCAATACCTTACTGATATCGCCGCTGGAAGTATCAAAATACAATGAATACGCCAGCTCTTGTCTGTGACCAATGCTTTTGTCGATATAGAAGCGGGCCTCATTTTCCTCCTCTCCTATTTCCAACCACATGGAATGCCAATCAGCGTAGTCATTGTCATTTGCGTGGCCAATAGCAAATTGAAACAAAGTCTCGTAAGGCACAACATCCGCCGCTAAACTTGTGGGTGCTTGGTGAGTTTCTCGTTGCGGTACACTTTCCCCAAACACACCATATAGCGCTTCATTTGCCCACGTGAAATGAAAAAGGGTGGCTGTTAGCGCAATAACAAACAGTGCGGGCAAGCACCAAATTCCAAAAACCAAGTGCCATTGTCGATAGCGATGCTGAGTATTTGAATAACGCTTTGGTAACCTAAATGCATGTTTTAAAGCGGTGCGATTAAAACGTTTCGGTAGCCATAAATACAGACCGCTGAGCAGTAAAAATAAAAAGACTAGGTTCGCGTAAGCCGTAATGCTTTTGCCGATAGCGCGAGAATCTCCCGCAAGCAGTAAATAGCGATGCAAGTTGGTCACTTGGTGGAAAAACTCAGCCGTCACGCCCTCACCGTCTCGCAACACCTCTCCCGTATAAGGGTGCAGTAAATAACTGCTCTTACCGGACCAGGCAGGTATAGCGGCACCCTCTTTGTTCACCCAGCGGATAAATATATGATGCTCATTGGGATGGAGTTGGTGCAAGATATCAACAACCTCATCGGTGCTGATACGCCTAGCTAATGTGTCAGGCTCGACGGCATATTGCATTTCGCTGAATTCAATAATTTGCCGCTCGTAGGTCAATAACACACCAGTAAACGACATACAAAAGACAAACAGACCTGCCACCAGCCCCGTCACTAGATGGGCCCAAAAGACCCACCTCTTGATTACATTACTGCTCATAAATTGATAATACTAGGTGATTAAAAATCGTAAGAGACAGACAAGCGAACGTCACGACCTGCTTCATATGGGCCAATAACCGTAGCAAATACCTCGCTATAGTCCCCCACACTTGAGTGGTCGATATATAACTTATCGAATAAGTTGCTGACCGCTAAATTAACCATCAAGTTATTGGTGATATGCCATTTTCCGTAAATATCCACTGTAGTGTAACTGGGTTTATTTAAGCGATATAAGGCATCTGTCCAACCTAAATCTACAGCTTGATGCAGGGTGTCAATATCAATAGAGTCCACTTTAGCTACACTCACACCAATGCTAATATCTGGGTTGATGTCGTAGTCCGCTCCCGCCACCCAAGTATTTCCTCGGCTGTTTCCTAAGCCGACAAATTCATAGCCGTTAATATCAATTGATGAGTAGCTGACGCTGTATAAGTCGTCTCTTGGCTTTAATTCAGTATCTGCACTGGAGAATCCAAGGAATAAATCGATTCCGTTTACACGATATGCCACATCAAACTCAACACCACTTGTATCGAGTGTGCCGATATTGTTAAACACAGCATTACCTTCATATCCTTCAAAAATAACGTCATCCAAAGAAGAGCGATAAACACTAAGCTTAGCGTTCAGATTATGAGTATTGTATTCAACAGACGCTTCGATATTTTCTACGGTTTCAGGTACTAGGTCATTGGCAACAACCGGTATATCTGAGCCATCATAGAGATAGCCGTCGATGGTAAAGCCATCACCTATCTGCTTGCCTCTAGCGGCTTGAGCGTAGCCTAACCCGACAGTCCACTCTTGGGTTAAGTCATAGGCGAGCCCCACATTAAAACTGACTTCAGAGTCATCCAATGTCGATGCAACGTCGGTGACGGGTTCACCATAGTATTCATCAATCAAGATGTTTTGCTCAAAATCATAGTCGTCGTAACGAACACCGTAACTTAGCAATAACTCTGGGGTGAGATCAGTGTAACCTTGAGCGTAGATCCCAAGCACACTCCCTTCTTCGGCGTTTTCAGTCGCGCCTTGGGCAGATCCACTGGTCACTTCATCGTGACGATAATCAAGACCGTAAACAAATTTATGCTGCCCAGTTTCACTGGTATTGCGCAGATCGAAACCATAGGTGTCAATTTCTGCTAACCAATCAAAGCGGCCACCGCGAAAAGAAGAGTCTGTTTGGTATGCGGTTGCTTCGATGTGAACCAACGCACTGTGTGCAAAACGGTAGTTAGCCACGTAGGTGTCACGCTGAGCTTCACTTGAATAAAGGGCATCACCTTCTTGCACAGCCCAATTAGGCCGCGCTGAAAACTCGCCTTCTTCATCACGTTGTTCAACGCTTAACGACAAGAATTGATTTTCTGCGATATCACCACTAACTTTCAAAAACGCCATGTCTTGATCTGCGGCGGTACCGTATATCTCATTGCCGTTACCATCTTCCATGTTGTCTCGGTCAATGGTGCTGTAATAACCCAATACCCCCCAAGAATCGCTTAATTTGCCGTAAAGACTGCCACTGTAGCGAGTACCGTCATTTGAAAAGTAGTTTGCCTTAACGCGGCCTCCAAATTGCTCTTCTGGCTTTAACATGTCTTGCGCATCTTTGGTTTTAAAGCGAATTGAGCCTCCAATAGCACCAGGACCACTGGTGGCCTCCCCTGCCCCCGCCTGCACATCAATTTGTTGTAAAAGGTCTGGGTCAATCGTCACCCGACCAATATGGTGAAACAAGGTAGAGGTTTGCTGCGCCCCATCGACCGTAACATTCAAAAACGCATCTTCTAAGCCGCGAATATAAATCTTTTGCGCTACGCCCACTGAGCCACCCACACTGACAGAAGGTGAATAACGGAAGATATCCGCCAGATCACTCGCTTGATATTGCTCTATATCTTCGGCGGTAATGCTGAGATTGGTGGCGGCCCCTACAACTGATATTTTCTCTACGGCCGATGTACTTTCGGTTTCTGTTGTATCAGTATCTGCATATGCCAATGTGCTGGTTAGTGCACCCACGCTGGCTAATGAGCATATTGCACCTATGAATACTCGTTTTTTCAAGAAAAGCTCCCTATTGATTATTGTAATTTCAAATAAGAAGCATTCTCATTAAGTTTCATGTAAAAGCCTAGCACTTTTACATTTGTTACATTTATACGGTGATTTGATACACACCTACCAGTGCTATCAATGATAGTGCACAGAAAACGGCAGGTTTGTCAGCGGTAGCTGCAATAAATGCAACTACCGTAACATCGAAAAGAATCGTGGCTCAGAGCAAAAGGTTGAGATTTAAGGTTATAGCGATCAGCGCATGCCGCGCTTTTCTTTGATCATTTCATACGCCGCTTGTATATCTTGCGCCTTGTTCTTTGCTAGTTCTAAGGCCTGCTTCGGCAAGCCTTTGGAAACCAGTTTGTCAGGGTGGTTTTCGCTCATAAGCTTGCGATAGGCTTTTTTAACTGCTTTATCATCATCCGACTCACTCACGCCCAATATTTGATAAGCATCATTCAACGATTGCTGAGTAGAATAAGTCGACTGGCTGCCCTGATGTGCTCTGTGTGACGATCGCCCATCTCGCTGACCACCACGCTGACGAAAACGTATTTCCGCTTCGTAAACAGAGAGTAAATACAATAGCTCGTTTTGTTTGAACCCAAGATGCAAAGCTGCAGTTTCA encodes:
- a CDS encoding TonB-dependent receptor, whose protein sequence is MKKRVFIGAICSLASVGALTSTLAYADTDTTETESTSAVEKISVVGAATNLSITAEDIEQYQASDLADIFRYSPSVSVGGSVGVAQKIYIRGLEDAFLNVTVDGAQQTSTLFHHIGRVTIDPDLLQQIDVQAGAGEATSGPGAIGGSIRFKTKDAQDMLKPEEQFGGRVKANYFSNDGTRYSGSLYGKLSDSWGVLGYYSTIDRDNMEDGNGNEIYGTAADQDMAFLKVSGDIAENQFLSLSVEQRDEEGEFSARPNWAVQEGDALYSSEAQRDTYVANYRFAHSALVHIEATAYQTDSSFRGGRFDWLAEIDTYGFDLRNTSETGQHKFVYGLDYRHDEVTSGSAQGATENAEEGSVLGIYAQGYTDLTPELLLSYGVRYDDYDFEQNILIDEYYGEPVTDVASTLDDSEVSFNVGLAYDLTQEWTVGLGYAQAARGKQIGDGFTIDGYLYDGSDIPVVANDLVPETVENIEASVEYNTHNLNAKLSVYRSSLDDVIFEGYEGNAVFNNIGTLDTSGVEFDVAYRVNGIDLFLGFSSADTELKPRDDLYSVSYSSIDINGYEFVGLGNSRGNTWVAGADYDINPDISIGVSVAKVDSIDIDTLHQAVDLGWTDALYRLNKPSYTTVDIYGKWHITNNLMVNLAVSNLFDKLYIDHSSVGDYSEVFATVIGPYEAGRDVRLSVSYDF
- a CDS encoding sensor histidine kinase, whose amino-acid sequence is MKNTLFWRLCAFIALGTVLLFWALSWLTNHTETSMSFIAPEHQQQLLEYGKEAEEILRRDGEAALASWLRALQQKEHTWAAVVRTNITPFAGSTIESQYLDRFQMGRSVEWKIHLYFEDNPTMEIPFSDASSHFLIRLPQRMRPGAFLIYAKVILQIALPLLLLSLLSFVLYQHVMSPLRKLENATKAFSSGELDVRVSPYLSHRDDELTRLAATFDHMAQRISKLIYNQRQLLADLSHELRTPLTRIDMAVDFVEQNINPKQALERLRYEAATMRNLVEDTLTLAWLNNESPRLDTDDFDLVELLEVICEDARFEYPDRLLTTDLPAQSKMSHSSQTALGQAIENIIRNALRYTPKDSEVKVSLSQRDDGYLLIVRDQGPGVPQSMLSDIFKPFFRVDKARSVDTPPDRTVNPSGFGLGLALAHRQIAAVGGSIKASNYYNKNDGNEQGSPLGLEISVELPCSSSFDESP
- a CDS encoding PepSY-associated TM helix domain-containing protein, translated to MSSNVIKRWVFWAHLVTGLVAGLFVFCMSFTGVLLTYERQIIEFSEMQYAVEPDTLARRISTDEVVDILHQLHPNEHHIFIRWVNKEGAAIPAWSGKSSYLLHPYTGEVLRDGEGVTAEFFHQVTNLHRYLLLAGDSRAIGKSITAYANLVFLFLLLSGLYLWLPKRFNRTALKHAFRLPKRYSNTQHRYRQWHLVFGIWCLPALFVIALTATLFHFTWANEALYGVFGESVPQRETHQAPTSLAADVVPYETLFQFAIGHANDNDYADWHSMWLEIGEEENEARFYIDKSIGHRQELAYSLYFDTSSGDISKVLRKSDWSRGGQAWGTARFLHTGEYFGVIGQTIAGLVSLMACILVYTGILLAWRRLITAPRQRNTPT